One stretch of Zingiber officinale cultivar Zhangliang chromosome 6B, Zo_v1.1, whole genome shotgun sequence DNA includes these proteins:
- the LOC121988904 gene encoding ribosome-recycling factor, chloroplastic-like isoform X2 has protein sequence MALRSLSFSQFVHPSLRAPGLSPSRTLCVRIPENVHNGNMYTHLSSWSSSFTYSILKEGTTAFFCKNLGNNKHFKRRKGIIKCATIEEIEAEKLVIEKDARDRMERTIETVRTSFNAVRTGRANPSMLDRVEVEYYGTPVSLKSIAQISTPDGSTLLVQPYDKSSLKTIEKAIVSSDIGLTPNNDGEVIRLSIPQLTSERRKELSKVVAKLTEEGKVAIRNIRRDANKAYEKLEKEKKLSEDNVKDLSSDLQKLTDDYMKKVDAIQKQKEKELLTV, from the exons ATGGCTCTTCGATCCCTGTCTTTCTCCCAGTTCGTCCATCCAAGCCTCAGAGCTCCTGGTCTCTCGCCATCGCGAACCCTTTGCGTCAGAATACCAG AAAATGTCCATAATGGAAATATGTACACGCATTTGTCCTCATGGAGCTCATCTTTTACCTATTCAATTTTAAAGGAGGGAACAACTGCATTCTTTTGCAAGAACTTGGGCAATAATAAACACTTCAAGAGAAG AAAAGGAATCATCAAGTGTGCAACCATTGAAGAAATCGAGGCTGAGAAATTGGTGATTGAGAAGGATGCT AGAGATAGGATGGAGAGGACTATTGAAACTGTCCGGACAAGTTTTAATGCAGTGAGAACAGGAAGAGCAAATCCTTCCATGCTTGACCGTGTTGAG GTTGAGTACTATGGAACTCCTGTCAGCTTGAAGAGCATTGCACAAATCAGTACACCAGATGGAAGCACTCTTCTTGTGCAGCCGTATGACAAATCTAG CTTAAAAACTATTGAGAAGGCAATAGTAAGTTCTGACATCGGTTTAACACCAAACAATGACGGAGAGGTGATACGACTAAGCATCCCTCAATTGACATCTGAGCGAAGAAAG GAGTTATCCAAAGTTGTTGCAAAACTCACCGAGGAAGGAAAG GTTGCAATAAGAAATATACGAAGAGATGCAAATAAAGCCTATGAGAAACTTGAGAAA GAGAAGAAACTTTCAGAAGATAATGTTAAAGATCTGTCAAGTGATCTTCAA AAACTGACTGATGACTACATGAAGAAGGTTGACGCCATTCAAAAACAGAAGGAAAAG GAACTGTTAACAGTATAG
- the LOC121991368 gene encoding probable leucine-rich repeat receptor-like protein kinase At1g68400 — protein MYLWLRKKLLKSLGSADEIEIAELKEKEKGLICFEGWEDLRLDCLLKASAEVLGKGFSGSAYKAALEDGIIVAVKRLSAVHFSAAQGGKVFDRQIRIIGRVRHPNVVSLEAFCDAHEEKLLVYNYMHKPRCRETNARLSHPEEDSGDRRRRTCVHPQVSDEVPASARQPEAVKHSDRRAGQRGCVSEWGIMRFAANIRCSPGDPSGCSSDRGTFTAVAPASQRYLAPELASGKEQATQESDVYSFCMMIQKVATDKEMEDGELQEEEISEMVKIALLCTAGRPEKRPEMSQVVRMMGEFL, from the exons ATGTACCTGTGGCTGAGGAAGAAACTATTGAAATCCCTGGGTAGTGCCGACGAGATCGAGATCGCGGAGTtgaaggagaaggagaaagggCTGATTTGCTTCGAAGGATGGGAGGATCTGCGGCTGGATTGCCTTCTGAAAGCGTCGGCAGAGGTGCTCGGAAAGGGATTTTCTGGAAGCGCTTACAAAGCCGCCCTCGAGGACGGCATTATCGTCGCCGTCAAGCGGCTGAGCGCGGTGCATTTTTCGGCTGCGCAGGGAGGTAAGGTATTCGATCGCCAGATCCGTATCATCGGGAGGGTGCGGCATCCCAATGTGGTGAGCCTGGAGGCATTTTGCGATGCTCACGAGGAGAAGCTGCTCGTCTACAACTACATGCACAAACCCCGTTGCAGAGAGACA AACGCTAGATTGAGCCACCCGGAAGAGGATTCTGGTGACCGCCGGCGACGGACTTGTGTTCATCCACAAGTTTCCGACGAGGTACCCGCTAGTGCGCGCCAACCTGAAGCCGTCAAACATTCTGATCGACGAGCAGGGCAACGGGGGTGCGTGTCCGAGTGGGGGATCATGCGCTTCGCCGCCAACATCCGCTGCTCGCCGGGTGACCCTTCAGGCTGCTCCTCTGACAGAGGGACCTTCACGGCGGTCGCCCCAGCGAGTCAGAGGTACCTGGCGCCGGAGCTGGCGAGCGGGAAGGAGCAGGCTACGCAGGAGTCCGACGTCTACAGCTTCTGTATGATGATACAGAAAGTGGCAACGGATAAGGAAATGGAGGACGGAGAACTTCAGGAAGAGGAGATCAGCGAGATGGTGAAAATTGCGCTGTTGTGCACGGCGGGGAGGCCAGAGAAAAGGCCCGAGATGAGTCAAGTTGTGAGAATGATGGGCGAGTTCTTGTGA
- the LOC121988905 gene encoding uncharacterized protein LOC121988905 isoform X1 gives MERVHGMKDFPSCFGESGVQVSDSTSGASKAAQNLVTCLYQSQLFGRSCVIIVTWSKNLMGQGLSIEIDDLTKRCLCKLEIKPWLFSKRKGCRTMEVKDSKIVLFWDLSAAKFGCSPEPLEDFYVAVLCDDKMILHLGDLSKEACRKTSTTPPSNAVFIAKKAHIYGKKIHSTKAQFCDNGQFHEVAIECDTVGVKDPCLEISIDRKRVMQVKRLAWKFRGNQTILVDGLPVEVFWDVHSWLFGAPSTSAVFMFQTRLPSEKMLPWSRGLGFSFTLYAWKNE, from the exons ATGGAACGAGTTCACGG AATGAAGGATTTCCCTTCCTGCTTCGGAGAAAGTGGAGTTCAGGTCTCCGATTCCACGTCGGGGGCCAGCAAAGCTGCTCAAAATCTAGTGACTTGCCTTTACCAATCTCAACTCTTTGGCCGGTCTTGTGTGATCATTGTTACATGGAGCAAGAATCTGATGGGGCAAGGCTTGAGCATCGAGATCGACGATTTAACCAAACGATGCCTCTGCAAGTTGGAAATTAAGCCATGGTTGTTCTCCAAGAGAAAGGGCTGCAGGACCATGGAGGTGAAGGATAGCAAGATAGTTCTTTTCTGGGATCTCTCTGCTGCCAAATTTGGATGTAGCCCGGAGCCTCTTGAAGATTTCTATGTCGCGGTCCTCTGCGATGATAAGATGATCCTCCATCTTGGAGATCTCTCAAAAGAAGCTTGCCGGAAGACTAGCACGACTCCTCCTTCAAATGCAGTATTCATCGCGAAGAAGGCGCACATCTACGGAAAGAAGATACATTCAACAAAGGCACAATTCTGTGACAATGGCCAATTCCATGAAGTTGCCATAGAGTGTGACACTGTAGGGGTCAAGGATCCCTGCCTGGAGATCAGTATTGATCGGAAACGAGTAATGCAGGTCAAGAGACTTGCATGGAAATTCCGCGGCAATCAGACTATCCTTGTTGATGGGCTTCCCGTCGAAGTATTTTGGGATGTTCATAGTTGGCTTTTTGGTGCTCCTTCGACGAGTGCTGTCTTCATGTTTCAAACTCGCCTTCCATCTGAAAAAATGTTGCCATGGTCTCGAGGGCTTGGTTTTTCATTCACATTATATGCTTGGAAAAATGAATAG
- the LOC121988905 gene encoding uncharacterized protein LOC121988905 isoform X2 has protein sequence MKDFPSCFGESGVQVSDSTSGASKAAQNLVTCLYQSQLFGRSCVIIVTWSKNLMGQGLSIEIDDLTKRCLCKLEIKPWLFSKRKGCRTMEVKDSKIVLFWDLSAAKFGCSPEPLEDFYVAVLCDDKMILHLGDLSKEACRKTSTTPPSNAVFIAKKAHIYGKKIHSTKAQFCDNGQFHEVAIECDTVGVKDPCLEISIDRKRVMQVKRLAWKFRGNQTILVDGLPVEVFWDVHSWLFGAPSTSAVFMFQTRLPSEKMLPWSRGLGFSFTLYAWKNE, from the coding sequence ATGAAGGATTTCCCTTCCTGCTTCGGAGAAAGTGGAGTTCAGGTCTCCGATTCCACGTCGGGGGCCAGCAAAGCTGCTCAAAATCTAGTGACTTGCCTTTACCAATCTCAACTCTTTGGCCGGTCTTGTGTGATCATTGTTACATGGAGCAAGAATCTGATGGGGCAAGGCTTGAGCATCGAGATCGACGATTTAACCAAACGATGCCTCTGCAAGTTGGAAATTAAGCCATGGTTGTTCTCCAAGAGAAAGGGCTGCAGGACCATGGAGGTGAAGGATAGCAAGATAGTTCTTTTCTGGGATCTCTCTGCTGCCAAATTTGGATGTAGCCCGGAGCCTCTTGAAGATTTCTATGTCGCGGTCCTCTGCGATGATAAGATGATCCTCCATCTTGGAGATCTCTCAAAAGAAGCTTGCCGGAAGACTAGCACGACTCCTCCTTCAAATGCAGTATTCATCGCGAAGAAGGCGCACATCTACGGAAAGAAGATACATTCAACAAAGGCACAATTCTGTGACAATGGCCAATTCCATGAAGTTGCCATAGAGTGTGACACTGTAGGGGTCAAGGATCCCTGCCTGGAGATCAGTATTGATCGGAAACGAGTAATGCAGGTCAAGAGACTTGCATGGAAATTCCGCGGCAATCAGACTATCCTTGTTGATGGGCTTCCCGTCGAAGTATTTTGGGATGTTCATAGTTGGCTTTTTGGTGCTCCTTCGACGAGTGCTGTCTTCATGTTTCAAACTCGCCTTCCATCTGAAAAAATGTTGCCATGGTCTCGAGGGCTTGGTTTTTCATTCACATTATATGCTTGGAAAAATGAATAG
- the LOC121988901 gene encoding peroxisomal acyl-coenzyme A oxidase 1-like produces MEAPAVDHLAAERKKAQFDVEAMKIVWAGSKHAFDVSDRMARIVASDPVFRKDNRTTLGRKELFNNTLKKSAHAWKRIYELHLTEEEASQFRIFIDEPGYGDLHWGMFIPAIKGQGTEEQQKKWLPLAYKMLIIGCYAQTELGHGSNVQGLETTATFDPKTDEFVIHSPTLTSSKWWPGGLGKVSTHAVVYARLIIDGKDHGINGFIVQLRSLDDHSPLPGIVVGDIGMKFGNGAYNTMDNGVLRFDHVRIPRDQMLMRVSQVTREGKYVQSDVPKQLLYGTMVFVRQTIVSDASKALSRAVCIAARYSSVRRQFGSQDGSPETQVIDYKTQQSRLFPLMASAYAFRFVGEWLKWLYNDVTDRLRANDFSTLPEAHACTAGLKSLTTSVTADGIEECRKLCGGHGYLCSSGLPELFAAFVPTCTYEGDNIVLLLQVARFLMKTISRLGSGKQPVGTTAYMGKIQHLMQSKCDVLTAEDWLKPSVILEAFEARAIRMVVNCAKNISQFPSQEEGFLELSADLLDAAIAHCQLIIVSKFIDKVQEDMQGRGVKEILQILCSVYALSLVHKHLGDFIATGYITPKQGALANEKLRSLYSQLRPNAVALVDAFNYTDHYLGSILGRYDGNVYPKLYEAAWNDPLNDSVVPDGYHEYIKPLLQQKVAAARL; encoded by the exons ATGGAGGCACCGGCGGTGGATCATCtagcggccgagcggaagaaagCCCAATTCGATGTCGAGGCGATGAAGATCGTATGGGCCGGCTCCAAGCACGCATTTGATGTCTCGGATCGCATGGCTCGCATCGTGGCAAGCGATCCG GTCTTTCGCAAAGATAATAGAACGACGCTTGGCCGTAAGGAATTGTTTAACAACACACTCAAAAAATCAGCTCATGCTTGGAAGCGAATATATGAGCTACACCTTACAg aagaagaagcttctcagTTCCGGATCTTCATAGATGAACCTGGATATGGGGATCTCCACTGG GGAATGTTTATTCCTGCTATAAAAGGACAAGGAACTGAGGAACAACAGAAGAAGTGGTTACCATTGGCTTATAAGATGCTGATAATTGGATGCTATGCTCAAACAGAACTTGGTCATGGTTCAAATGTTCAAGGTCTTGAAACAACAGCGACATTTGATCCCAAAACCGATGAATTTGTTATTCACAGCCCTACACTTACCTCAAGCAAA TGGTGGCCTGGTGGTCTTGGCAAAGTATCCACTCATGCAGTTGTTTATGCCCGTCTGATAATTGATGGAAAAGACCATGGAATTAATG GTTTCATTGTCCAGTTACGAAGTTTGGATGATCACTCACCTCTTCCTGGAATTGTTGTTGGTGATATCGGGATGAAATTCGGCAATGGTGCTTACAACACAATGGATAATGGTGTTTTGCGGTTTGATCATGTGCGCATTCCACGAGATCAAATGTTGATGCG GGTTTCACAAGTTACAAGGGAAGGGAAGTATGTGCAATCTGATGTTCCAAAGCAACTTTTATATGGGACAATGGTTTTTGTTCGTCAAACAATTGTCTCTGATGCTTCCAAGGCTTTATCTCGAGCTGTCTGTATTGCTGCAAGATATAGTTCTGTACGTAGACAATTTGGATCACAAGATGGTTCTCCTGAGACTCAG GTCATTGATTACAAAACTCAGCAAAGCAGGCTCTTTCCATTGATGGCCTCAGCATATGCTTTTAGGTTTGTTGGTGAATGGCTGAAGTGGCTATATAATGATGTGACAGATAGACTACGAGCCAATGATTTTTCAACATTGCCTGAGGCACATGCATGCACTGCTGGTTTGAAATCTTTGACAACCTCTGTGACAGCA GATGGAATTGAAGAATGTCGGAAACTGTGCGGTGGCCATGGTTATCTATGCAGCAGTGGGCTCCCTGAgttatttgctgcatttgttCCTACCTGTACGTATGAAGGAGATAACATTGTTCTGCTTTTGCAG GTAGCAAGGTTCCTTATGAAGACTATTTCTCGACTAGGTTCAGGAAAACAACCTGTTGGTACAACGGCATATATGGGAAAAATACAACATTTGATGCAGAGCAAATGTGACGTTCTCACAG CTGAAGACTGGTTGAAACCTTCAGTTATACTGGAAGCATTTGAAGCTAGAGCTATTAGAATGGTTGTCAACTGTGCCAAAAACATTAGTCAGTTCCCAAGCCAAGAAGAag GTTTTCTTGAACTTTCTGCTGATTTATTGGATGCGGCAATTGCTCATTGTCAACTAATCATTGTATCCAA ATTCATTGACAAGGTGCAAGAAGACATGCAAGGACGTGGAGTTAAAGAAATACTCCAGATTCTCTGCAGTGTCTATGCTCTCTCTTTGGTTCATAAGCACCTCGGTGATTTCATCGCGACAGGGTACATTACACCCAAGCAAGGTGCACTAGCCAACGAGAAACTTCGATCTCTATATTCCCAG CTTCGTCCAAATGCGGTTGCACTAGTTGATGCTTTTAACTATACTGATCACTACTTGGGTTCAATCCTTGGCCGCTATGATGGAAATGTGTACCCCAAACTTTATGAGGCGGCATGGAATGATCCACTAAATGATTCGGTTGTGCCCGATGGATACCACGAGTACATCAAGCCCTTGCTCCAGCAGAAGGTTGCAGCGGCAAGGCTCTAA
- the LOC121988904 gene encoding ribosome-recycling factor, chloroplastic-like isoform X1, translating to MALRSLSFSQFVHPSLRAPGLSPSRTLCVRIPENVHNGNMYTHLSSWSSSFTYSILKEGTTAFFCKNLGNNKHFKRRKGIIKCATIEEIEAEKLVIEKDARDRMERTIETVRTSFNAVRTGRANPSMLDRVEVEYYGTPVSLKSIAQISTPDGSTLLVQPYDKSSLKTIEKAIVSSDIGLTPNNDGEVIRLSIPQLTSERRKELSKVVAKLTEEGKVAIRNIRRDANKAYEKLEKEKKLSEDNVKDLSSDLQKLTDDYMKKVDAIQKQKEKVKSQENTYFSSYIH from the exons ATGGCTCTTCGATCCCTGTCTTTCTCCCAGTTCGTCCATCCAAGCCTCAGAGCTCCTGGTCTCTCGCCATCGCGAACCCTTTGCGTCAGAATACCAG AAAATGTCCATAATGGAAATATGTACACGCATTTGTCCTCATGGAGCTCATCTTTTACCTATTCAATTTTAAAGGAGGGAACAACTGCATTCTTTTGCAAGAACTTGGGCAATAATAAACACTTCAAGAGAAG AAAAGGAATCATCAAGTGTGCAACCATTGAAGAAATCGAGGCTGAGAAATTGGTGATTGAGAAGGATGCT AGAGATAGGATGGAGAGGACTATTGAAACTGTCCGGACAAGTTTTAATGCAGTGAGAACAGGAAGAGCAAATCCTTCCATGCTTGACCGTGTTGAG GTTGAGTACTATGGAACTCCTGTCAGCTTGAAGAGCATTGCACAAATCAGTACACCAGATGGAAGCACTCTTCTTGTGCAGCCGTATGACAAATCTAG CTTAAAAACTATTGAGAAGGCAATAGTAAGTTCTGACATCGGTTTAACACCAAACAATGACGGAGAGGTGATACGACTAAGCATCCCTCAATTGACATCTGAGCGAAGAAAG GAGTTATCCAAAGTTGTTGCAAAACTCACCGAGGAAGGAAAG GTTGCAATAAGAAATATACGAAGAGATGCAAATAAAGCCTATGAGAAACTTGAGAAA GAGAAGAAACTTTCAGAAGATAATGTTAAAGATCTGTCAAGTGATCTTCAA AAACTGACTGATGACTACATGAAGAAGGTTGACGCCATTCAAAAACAGAAGGAAAAGGTAAAATCCCAGGAAAATACATACTTTTCTTCATATATCCACTAG
- the LOC121988902 gene encoding uncharacterized protein LOC121988902, with product MPSQALPNPRTTMSRSVGKSAQPLTRSSMQSAFQLPPSEEEAEAGISVLKQIFFSETRVQGPPKILYLFNLLCLNPSLRRMVVSLASDKAIWDAIMKNEAVQELRESCITGLMLPSGCQGETGSILSEFWNAGRDIAIIILRWILENLKTKVHALLLLISQLVDELFHVVEPGTSMGFLDGILRSMFMLSLMVISIVIIIRIQQKYGLAR from the exons ATGCCTTCGCAGGCACTGCCCAATCCGAGGACAACCATGAGCCGCTCCGTCGGAAAATCTGCGCAACCGCTCACCCGCTCCTCTATGCAATCTGCTTTCCAGCTGCCCCCTTCCGAGGAGGAGGCTGAGGCGGGCATCTCCGTATTGAAGCA GATATTTTTTTCAGAGACGCGCGTTCAAGGACCACCAAAGATTCTCTATCTGTTCAATTTATTATGCTTAAACCCTTCTCTTAGG CGAATGGTTGTATCATTGGCATCTGATAAAGCCATCTGGGATGCGATTATGAAAAATGAAGCAGTTCAAGAACTCAGAGAATCTTGTATAACTGGTCTTATGCTACCTTCAG GTTGTCAAGGAGAAACTGGAAGCATCCTGTCTGAATTCTGGAATGCAGGTCGTGACATTGCCATAATAATTCTCAGATGGATCTTGGAAAATCTCAAAACAAAAGTTCATGCACTTTTGCTTCTGATTTCCCAGCTTGTCGATGAGCTCTTTCATGTTGTGGAACCAGGAACAAGCATGGGTTTCTTGGACGGCATACTGAGATCTATGTTTATGTTGTCGCTCATGGTAATTAGTATTGTTATCATTATTCGTATCCAGCAGAAATATGGTCTGGCTCGTTGA